The genomic window AACCTGCAGTAGAGTTAAAAGATACTGAAGATAGCTTAATACTTCGGGCTGAGATTCCTGGAGTAGAAGGTAAAGATTTAGATGTTCAGGTAACAAGAGAAGCAGTAGCAATTCGCGGTGAATATCGTCGCGAACAGCAAGCACAAGAACGTGGACTTTTCCGCAGTGAGTTCCGTTATGGTAAGTTCCAGCGTGTTGTTGGTTTACCTGTTGCTATCCAGAACGATCAAGTACAAGCTGAGTTCAAAAATGGCATTTTGACCTTAACACTACCTAAAGTGACAGAAGCGCGTCGTAAAGTTGTTAAAGTCAATATTGCAGACGCTTCTACTGCTGCTCCAGAAATTGCTAACGAGCCTGATACTAATAGTCACGTAGACAAAGCTGAACCAGCAGCCGTTTAGTAGTGCAAACAATGCTCATTTTTGAGCCAATGATGTCATAACTTAATCAATTGCTGAGTTGTATGAGATTTTCTCGACATGGCTCAGCATTTTTTATGCTGATTTAGATAGTATAGCCATTTGCAATTTTATAGCGTTGTGACATCATGAAAACGCGAATAATCAAGATAGCGATCGCCATCCAAAGTCCGCAACATTATATCAACAAATCGCATATTCCATAAAATATCGCGTGCAACATAGACATAACGCGCGTGAATTGTTTGAGAAACCGTCTCGTCAATGCCAATCAGTGTAATGATAATTGAGGCTTCTTGTTGCGCAAGGATTTCAGGTGTAGCTTTATAGAGGGGGCTAGATTCGTCAATAGGATGCATCGCTGTCCAAGAAAGTGCAAAGCTAGGATTTTGACTGCGTACAAGCGGTAGATCGTAAACTCTTCGCATAGATAACCCTTCCGCGTTCACTTCATCTCGCGCTAAACGGACGCGCAATTCAGCCTCTAAAATCTGATTGCGGCGCTTATTGGCGGTGCGAAACATCAGTGTAGGGACTCCATCATACAAATCTACCACTGCTACACGGCTGAAAATGACTCTGGCGGTAGGTTGTGACAAACGCGCAAACGCTAATCCTGTCCCCATTGCTAGCCCCATCAAGCCGAGTAAAGATTCAATCGTCACTAGAATGTTGGCATAAAGCGTTTGTGGGTACATTGCACCATAACCAATCGACGCCATTGTTTGGATACTAAAAAAGAAGGCGTCAAAAAAGTTACCAGGGCGTGCATTAGCAATTCCATTACCTCCTAGCAAGTAAGCCAAGGCAAAGAAAGTATTACTGGCAATATAGCCTAACGTCACGATCGCCAAAAACCCGATCCAAGGAACCGTCAGCAACAAATGATATGGATCGCGCCAGTAGGAATACCATTTGTTACTACCAACAATATTTAACCGCCCGTCCTTATTGACAATACGTACTACACGAGACGAACGACGCTTTTGGGTCATGAGTCGCTCCTACTTAACTTTAATGGTATTAACGCAATACACTCGCTAAGCTGTTGAGTTATCGACGATTTCTGCGACGTGGCGATCGCCGTTTAGAACCACCAAAAATGCGACTTAAGAAGTTAGATCCCTGACGACGAGGGCGCGTAATCGTTTCAGACTGTTCGTCGCGGGCGTCAGAAGTTAAAGGAACAGCATTTTTAGCAGGAACAATTCCCGAACCAAATTTTCTAGCATAAACTTGAGTAAATTCTGCACCCAAAAGTAAAATCTGCGAAGCATAAAAAACCCATACAAGAATCACGACAAGCGATCCCGCCGCACCATAAATCGAGCCGAGACTGCTGTTACCGATGTATTGACCGAGTAAAAATCGACCGATGGAAAACAAAAATGATGTAATAATTGCACCAATCCAAACATCACTCCAGGCAATTTTGACATCAGGTAAAATCTTGTAGATAGCAGCGAATAAAAACGCAGTAACAGCAAAACCAAAAAGAAACGAAAGCAACTGTAAAAATGAACTCAAAAAAGGAAACCAACTACCAAAAAGATTGACGATCACCGCTAAAGCTGCACCGAGGACGAGCGAAACGAGAAGCAAAAAGCCAATTCCCAAAATCATGGCAAACGATAAAAAGCGGTTGCGAATGACAACTAGTAACCCTTGATTTGGCTTGGGTTGGACTTCCCAGACTGTATTGAGTGCATCTTGTAATTCCGCAAATAATCCTGTCGCACCAAAGAGCAATACAACAATGCTAATGAGCGAAGCAAACGTTCCTTCGGCTGGTTGACTCGCGTTTTCAATTGCTGTTTGAATAAACTCAGCACCCTCTCTACCTACTAAACCTTCGATCTGGGTGACAATTTCATTTCGCGCCGCTTCTTCACCAAAAACCGAACCAGCG from Chroogloeocystis siderophila 5.2 s.c.1 includes these protein-coding regions:
- a CDS encoding ion channel; this encodes MTQKRRSSRVVRIVNKDGRLNIVGSNKWYSYWRDPYHLLLTVPWIGFLAIVTLGYIASNTFFALAYLLGGNGIANARPGNFFDAFFFSIQTMASIGYGAMYPQTLYANILVTIESLLGLMGLAMGTGLAFARLSQPTARVIFSRVAVVDLYDGVPTLMFRTANKRRNQILEAELRVRLARDEVNAEGLSMRRVYDLPLVRSQNPSFALSWTAMHPIDESSPLYKATPEILAQQEASIIITLIGIDETVSQTIHARYVYVARDILWNMRFVDIMLRTLDGDRYLDYSRFHDVTTL
- a CDS encoding YihY/virulence factor BrkB family protein — translated: MNIKVIISLLKETFAEWNKDKVARIAASLAYYTMFSLAPLLIIVIAIAGSVFGEEAARNEIVTQIEGLVGREGAEFIQTAIENASQPAEGTFASLISIVVLLFGATGLFAELQDALNTVWEVQPKPNQGLLVVIRNRFLSFAMILGIGFLLLVSLVLGAALAVIVNLFGSWFPFLSSFLQLLSFLFGFAVTAFLFAAIYKILPDVKIAWSDVWIGAIITSFLFSIGRFLLGQYIGNSSLGSIYGAAGSLVVILVWVFYASQILLLGAEFTQVYARKFGSGIVPAKNAVPLTSDARDEQSETITRPRRQGSNFLSRIFGGSKRRSPRRRNRR
- a CDS encoding Hsp20/alpha crystallin family protein, translating into MALIRWQPFQEIETLRRQMDQVFEELAGNNQQPETFWKPAVELKDTEDSLILRAEIPGVEGKDLDVQVTREAVAIRGEYRREQQAQERGLFRSEFRYGKFQRVVGLPVAIQNDQVQAEFKNGILTLTLPKVTEARRKVVKVNIADASTAAPEIANEPDTNSHVDKAEPAAV